In the Roseomonas aeriglobus genome, one interval contains:
- the tnpA gene encoding IS200/IS605 family transposase, which yields MAYRSGCHTTFHHRYHLVWAPKYRYKVLIGDVRLRVREIIRQVCAEMGVKIINGALSKDHVHMFVEIPPHVSVSDFVRRAKGRSSRKIQQEFEHIRKRYWGQRFWQRGYFSTTSGNITDDIIMRYLDRHTHKDGFSPTA from the coding sequence ATGGCGTATCGGTCCGGTTGTCACACCACATTCCATCATCGCTACCATCTCGTTTGGGCGCCGAAGTATCGGTACAAGGTGCTGATCGGCGATGTTCGGCTACGGGTGCGCGAGATCATCCGTCAGGTCTGTGCCGAGATGGGCGTGAAGATCATCAACGGCGCGCTGTCGAAGGACCACGTACACATGTTCGTCGAAATCCCGCCGCACGTCTCGGTCAGCGACTTCGTGCGCCGGGCCAAGGGGCGCTCATCCCGCAAGATCCAACAGGAATTCGAGCACATCCGCAAACGATATTGGGGCCAACGCTTCTGGCAGCGCGGCTACTTCTCGACCACATCCGGCAACATCACCGATGACATCATCATGCGTTACCTCGACCGACATACCCACAAGGACGGCTTCAGCCCCACCGCTTGA